A single window of Achromobacter xylosoxidans DNA harbors:
- the rpoB gene encoding DNA-directed RNA polymerase subunit beta, giving the protein MPYSYTEKKRIRKSFAKREDVQNVPFLLATQLQSYLTFLQADTAPSDRVADGLQAAFSSIFPIVSHNGMARLEFVSYVLGEPVFDVKECQQRGLTYASPLRAKVRLVLLDREVSKPTVKEVKEQEVYMGEIPLMTGTGSFVINGTERVIVSQLHRSPGVFFEHDRGKTHSSGKLLFSARVIPYRGSWLDFEFDPKDILFFRVDRRRKMPVTILCKAIGMTPESILANFFDFDNFELKSEGAMMEFVPERWKGEMARFDIADRSGKVIVEKDKRINAKHLRDLAAGGIQRISVPEDFLYGRVLAKNIVDADTGEVIANANDEITESVLGALRAANVHDIQTLYTNDLDRGPYISQTLRTDETADQMAARVAIYRMMRPGEPPTEEAVEALFQRLFYSEETYDLSRVGRMKVNSRLGRGEDITGPMTLTNEDILETIKVLVELRNGRGQIDDIDHLGNRRVRCVGELAENQFRAGLVRVERAVKERLGQAETENLMPHDLINSKPISAAIKEFFGSSQLSQFMDQTNPLSEITHKRRVSALGPGGLTRERAGFEVRDVHPTHYGRVCPIETPEGPNIGLINSMALYARLNEYGFLETPYRKIVDGRVSDQIDYLSAIEESHYVIAQANAALDEEGKFVDDLVACREAGETMLTAPANVHYMDVAPSQIVSVAASLIPFLEHDDANRALMGANMQRQAVPCLRPEKPVVGTGIERTVAVDSGTTVQALRGGLVDHVDAERVVIRVNDEENVAGEVGVDIYNLIKYTRSNQNTNINQRPIVKRGDRVAKGDVLADGASTDLGELALGQNMLIAFMPWNGYNFEDSILISEKVVADDRYTSVHIEELTVVARDTKLGPEEITRDISNLAETQLNRLDDSGITYIGAEVSADDVLVGKVTPKGETQLTPEEKLLRAIFGEKASDVKDTSLRVPSGMTGTVIDVQVFTREGIVRDKRAQSIIDDELRRYRQDLNDQLRIVENDQFDRIEKMLVGKTVNGGPRKLAKGATITKAYLADLDRWQWFDIRLADEPHAVVLEQAKESLEQKRHQFDLAFEEKRKKLTQGDELPPGVLKMIKVYLAVKRRLQPGDKMAGRHGNKGVVSRITPVEDMPHMADGTPADIVLNPLGVPSRMNVGQVLEVHLGWAAKGVGHRIADMLRDERTAQVKNVRAYLDKVYNTTGTGARIDELTDEEVMEMAQNLKNGVPFATPVFDGATEEEITKMLELAYPDDVAKRMALTPSRTQAWLYDGRTGEKFERPVTVGYMHYLKLHHLVDDKMHARSTGPYSLVTQQPLGGKAQFGGQRFGEMEVWALEAYGAAYTLQEMLTVKSDDITGRTKVYENIVKGDHVIDAGMPESFNVLVKEIRSLALDMDLERN; this is encoded by the coding sequence ATGCCTTACTCGTACACCGAAAAAAAGCGCATCCGCAAAAGCTTCGCCAAGCGTGAAGACGTTCAAAACGTTCCCTTCCTTTTGGCGACTCAGCTTCAATCCTACCTAACTTTCCTGCAGGCGGATACCGCCCCGTCCGATCGCGTAGCCGACGGTTTGCAGGCGGCGTTTTCGTCGATTTTCCCGATCGTTAGTCACAACGGTATGGCGCGCTTGGAGTTCGTGAGCTATGTGCTCGGCGAACCGGTGTTCGATGTCAAGGAATGTCAGCAACGTGGCCTGACCTATGCCTCGCCCCTGCGAGCCAAGGTCCGCCTGGTGCTGCTTGACCGCGAAGTCAGCAAGCCCACCGTCAAGGAAGTGAAGGAACAGGAAGTCTACATGGGCGAGATTCCGCTCATGACCGGCACCGGTTCGTTCGTCATCAACGGCACCGAACGTGTCATCGTCTCGCAGCTGCACCGCTCGCCTGGCGTGTTCTTCGAGCACGACCGCGGCAAGACGCACAGCTCGGGCAAGCTGCTGTTCTCGGCCCGCGTGATTCCCTACCGCGGTTCGTGGCTGGATTTCGAATTCGACCCCAAGGACATCCTGTTCTTCCGCGTCGACCGTCGCCGCAAGATGCCTGTCACCATCCTGTGCAAGGCCATCGGCATGACGCCGGAATCGATCCTGGCCAACTTCTTCGACTTCGACAACTTCGAGTTGAAGAGCGAAGGCGCCATGATGGAATTCGTGCCCGAGCGCTGGAAGGGCGAAATGGCCCGCTTCGACATCGCGGACCGTTCGGGCAAGGTCATCGTCGAGAAAGACAAGCGTATCAACGCCAAGCACCTGCGCGACCTGGCTGCCGGCGGCATCCAGCGCATCTCCGTGCCGGAAGACTTCCTGTACGGCCGCGTGCTGGCCAAGAACATCGTTGACGCCGATACCGGCGAAGTCATCGCCAACGCCAACGACGAGATCACCGAAAGCGTGCTGGGCGCCCTGCGCGCCGCCAACGTGCACGACATCCAGACGCTCTACACGAACGACCTGGATCGCGGCCCGTACATTTCGCAAACGCTGCGCACCGATGAAACCGCCGACCAGATGGCCGCGCGCGTTGCCATCTACCGCATGATGCGTCCTGGTGAACCGCCCACCGAAGAAGCGGTGGAAGCGCTGTTCCAGCGCCTGTTCTACAGCGAAGAAACGTACGACCTGTCGCGCGTCGGTCGCATGAAGGTCAACAGCCGCCTGGGCCGTGGTGAGGACATCACCGGCCCGATGACGCTGACCAACGAAGACATCCTTGAAACCATCAAGGTGCTGGTCGAGCTGCGTAACGGCCGTGGCCAGATCGACGATATCGATCACCTGGGCAACCGCCGCGTGCGTTGCGTCGGCGAACTGGCCGAGAACCAGTTCCGCGCCGGCCTCGTGCGCGTCGAACGCGCCGTCAAGGAACGTCTGGGCCAGGCCGAGACCGAAAACCTGATGCCGCACGACCTGATCAACTCCAAGCCGATCTCGGCCGCCATCAAGGAGTTCTTCGGTTCGAGCCAGCTGTCGCAGTTCATGGACCAGACCAACCCGCTGTCGGAAATCACGCACAAGCGTCGTGTTTCGGCACTGGGCCCGGGCGGTCTGACCCGCGAGCGCGCCGGCTTCGAAGTGCGTGACGTGCACCCGACCCACTACGGCCGCGTCTGCCCGATCGAAACGCCGGAAGGCCCGAACATCGGCCTGATCAACTCCATGGCGCTGTACGCTCGCCTGAACGAGTACGGCTTCCTGGAAACGCCTTACCGCAAGATCGTCGACGGCCGCGTCAGCGACCAGATCGACTACCTGTCGGCCATCGAAGAAAGCCACTACGTCATCGCGCAGGCCAACGCCGCACTGGACGAGGAAGGCAAGTTCGTGGACGACCTGGTGGCTTGCCGTGAAGCCGGCGAAACCATGCTGACCGCCCCGGCCAACGTGCACTACATGGACGTGGCCCCGTCGCAGATCGTGTCGGTCGCCGCCTCGCTGATTCCGTTCCTGGAGCACGACGACGCGAACCGCGCGCTGATGGGCGCCAACATGCAACGTCAGGCCGTGCCTTGCCTGCGTCCGGAAAAGCCGGTCGTGGGCACGGGTATCGAGCGCACCGTGGCCGTTGACTCGGGCACCACCGTGCAGGCGCTGCGTGGCGGCCTGGTCGACCACGTCGACGCCGAACGCGTGGTGATCCGCGTGAACGACGAAGAAAACGTCGCCGGCGAAGTCGGTGTCGACATCTACAACCTGATCAAGTACACGCGTTCCAACCAGAACACGAACATCAACCAGCGTCCCATCGTCAAGCGTGGCGACCGTGTCGCCAAGGGTGACGTGCTGGCCGACGGCGCATCGACGGACCTGGGCGAACTCGCCCTGGGCCAGAACATGCTGATCGCGTTCATGCCCTGGAACGGCTACAACTTCGAAGACTCGATCCTGATCTCCGAAAAGGTCGTGGCCGATGACCGCTACACCTCGGTGCACATCGAGGAACTGACGGTTGTCGCTCGCGATACCAAGCTGGGTCCGGAAGAAATCACGCGCGACATCAGCAACCTGGCCGAGACGCAACTGAACCGCCTGGACGATTCGGGCATCACATACATCGGCGCCGAAGTCAGCGCCGACGACGTGCTGGTCGGCAAGGTCACGCCCAAGGGCGAAACCCAGCTGACGCCGGAAGAAAAGCTGCTGCGCGCCATCTTCGGTGAAAAGGCGTCCGACGTTAAGGACACCTCGCTGCGCGTGCCTTCGGGCATGACCGGCACCGTGATCGACGTGCAGGTGTTCACGCGCGAAGGCATCGTGCGCGACAAGCGCGCCCAGTCCATCATCGACGATGAACTGCGCCGCTATCGCCAGGACCTGAACGACCAGCTGCGCATCGTTGAAAACGACCAGTTCGACCGTATCGAGAAGATGCTGGTCGGCAAGACCGTCAACGGCGGCCCGCGCAAGCTGGCCAAGGGCGCCACGATCACCAAGGCTTACCTGGCTGATCTGGACCGCTGGCAGTGGTTCGACATCCGCCTGGCCGACGAGCCCCACGCCGTGGTGCTGGAGCAGGCCAAGGAATCGCTCGAGCAGAAGCGTCACCAGTTCGACCTGGCCTTCGAAGAGAAGCGCAAGAAGCTGACGCAGGGCGACGAGCTGCCCCCGGGCGTGCTGAAGATGATCAAGGTCTACCTGGCCGTGAAGCGTCGTCTGCAGCCTGGCGACAAGATGGCAGGCCGTCACGGCAACAAGGGCGTGGTCTCGCGCATCACCCCGGTGGAAGACATGCCGCACATGGCTGACGGCACGCCGGCCGACATCGTTCTGAACCCGCTGGGCGTGCCCTCGCGGATGAACGTGGGCCAGGTGCTGGAAGTGCACTTGGGCTGGGCTGCCAAGGGCGTGGGTCACCGCATCGCCGACATGCTGCGCGACGAGCGCACCGCGCAGGTCAAGAACGTCCGCGCTTACCTGGACAAGGTCTACAACACGACCGGCACCGGCGCGCGCATCGACGAGCTGACCGACGAAGAAGTCATGGAAATGGCCCAGAACCTCAAGAACGGCGTGCCGTTCGCGACGCCCGTCTTCGACGGCGCGACCGAAGAGGAAATCACCAAGATGCTGGAACTGGCCTATCCGGACGACGTCGCCAAGCGCATGGCGCTGACGCCCTCGCGCACGCAGGCGTGGCTGTACGACGGCCGCACCGGCGAGAAGTTCGAGCGTCCGGTCACCGTCGGCTACATGCACTACCTGAAGCTGCACCACTTGGTCGACGACAAGATGCACGCGCGTTCGACCGGCCCGTACTCGCTCGTGACCCAGCAGCCGCTGGGCGGCAAGGCGCAGTTCGGTGGCCAGCGTTTCGGGGAAATGGAAGTGTGGGCGCTGGAAGCCTACGGCGCCGCCTACACCCTGCAGGAAATGCTGACGGTGAAGTCCGACGACATCACCGGCCGCACCAAGGTATACGAAAACATCGTCAAGGGCGATCACGTCATCGATGCCGGCATGCCGGAATCGTTCAACGTGCTGGTCAAGGAAATCCGCTCGTTGGCCCTGGACATGGATTTGGAGCGTAACTAA
- the rplL gene encoding 50S ribosomal protein L7/L12 yields MALNKAEILDAIAGMTVLELSELIKEMEEKFGVSAAAAAVAVAAPAAGGAAAAAEEQTEFTVVLAEAGANKVSVIKAVRELTGLGLKEAKDLVDGAPKPVKEGVAKADAEAAKKKLEEAGAKVEVK; encoded by the coding sequence ATGGCACTTAACAAAGCTGAAATCCTTGACGCCATCGCTGGCATGACCGTGCTCGAACTGTCCGAGCTGATCAAGGAAATGGAAGAGAAGTTCGGCGTGTCGGCTGCTGCCGCCGCTGTTGCTGTCGCTGCTCCCGCCGCTGGTGGCGCCGCCGCCGCTGCTGAAGAGCAGACCGAGTTCACCGTTGTCCTGGCTGAAGCCGGCGCCAACAAGGTTTCCGTCATCAAGGCCGTGCGCGAGCTGACCGGTCTGGGCCTGAAGGAAGCCAAGGACCTGGTCGACGGCGCTCCGAAGCCCGTCAAGGAAGGCGTTGCCAAGGCTGACGCCGAAGCCGCCAAGAAGAAGCTGGAAGAAGCTGGCGCCAAGGTCGAAGTCAAGTAA
- the rplJ gene encoding 50S ribosomal protein L10 gives MSLNRQEKAVVIEEVSAEVAKAQSIVIAEYRGLDVASVTVLRKTARESGVYLRVLKNSLARRAVAGTAFEPLAEQLTGPLIYGISADPVTAAKVLAGFAKSNDKLVIKAGALPNSLLNQEGVKALATMPSREELLSKLLGTMQAPIAQFVRTLNEVPTKFARGLAAVRDQKAAA, from the coding sequence GTGAGTCTCAATCGTCAAGAGAAAGCGGTGGTAATCGAGGAAGTCTCGGCCGAAGTGGCCAAGGCGCAATCGATTGTTATCGCCGAGTACCGTGGTCTGGACGTCGCCTCTGTCACCGTACTGCGCAAAACTGCGCGTGAATCGGGCGTGTATCTGCGTGTTCTGAAGAACTCGCTGGCCCGTCGTGCTGTTGCCGGCACGGCTTTCGAGCCGTTGGCCGAGCAACTGACCGGTCCGCTGATCTATGGCATCAGCGCTGATCCGGTTACGGCGGCCAAGGTCCTCGCAGGTTTCGCGAAAAGCAACGACAAGCTGGTCATCAAGGCGGGCGCTCTGCCCAACAGCCTGCTGAACCAAGAAGGCGTGAAGGCCCTGGCCACCATGCCCTCGCGCGAAGAGTTGCTGTCGAAACTGCTGGGCACCATGCAAGCCCCCATCGCGCAATTCGTGCGTACGCTCAACGAAGTTCCGACCAAGTTCGCCCGTGGCCTCGCCGCCGTGCGCGACCAGAAGGCCGCGGCTTAA
- the rplA gene encoding 50S ribosomal protein L1, whose product MAKLSKRAAAIAQKIDRTKLYPVAEALTLVKETAVAKFNESIDVAVQLGIDPKKSDQLVRGSVVLPAGTGKTVRVAVFAQGDKAEAAKAAGADIVGLDDLADQIKAGQMDFDVVIASPDTMRVVGALGQILGPRGLMPNPKVGTVTPDVATAVKNAKAGQVQYRTDKAGIIHATIGRASFGVEQLQTNLAALVDALQKARPAAAKGIYLRKLAVSSTMGGGARVEIASLSATN is encoded by the coding sequence ATGGCAAAACTGAGCAAGCGCGCCGCCGCCATTGCGCAAAAGATCGACCGCACCAAGCTGTACCCGGTCGCCGAAGCCCTGACCCTGGTCAAGGAAACCGCTGTCGCCAAGTTCAACGAATCGATTGACGTGGCCGTGCAGCTGGGCATCGACCCGAAGAAGTCGGACCAACTGGTCCGCGGCTCGGTCGTGCTGCCCGCCGGCACCGGCAAGACGGTCCGTGTCGCCGTGTTCGCCCAAGGCGACAAGGCCGAGGCCGCCAAGGCCGCCGGCGCTGACATCGTCGGCCTGGACGACCTGGCTGACCAGATCAAGGCCGGTCAGATGGACTTCGACGTGGTCATCGCCTCGCCCGACACGATGCGTGTCGTCGGCGCCCTGGGTCAGATCCTGGGCCCGCGTGGCCTGATGCCGAACCCGAAGGTCGGCACCGTGACCCCCGACGTCGCCACCGCCGTCAAGAACGCCAAGGCCGGTCAGGTTCAGTACCGCACCGACAAGGCCGGCATCATCCACGCCACGATCGGCCGCGCGTCGTTCGGCGTGGAACAGCTGCAAACCAACCTGGCCGCTCTGGTCGACGCCCTGCAAAAGGCTCGTCCCGCCGCTGCCAAGGGCATTTACCTGCGCAAGCTGGCCGTTTCGTCCACGATGGGCGGCGGTGCGCGCGTGGAAATTGCCTCGCTGTCGGCTACCAACTAA
- the rplK gene encoding 50S ribosomal protein L11 — protein sequence MAKKIVGFIKLQVPAGKANPSPPIGPALGQRGLNIMEFCKAFNAKTQGMEPGLPIPVVITAFADKSFTFIMKTPPATVLIKKAAGVQKGSSKPHTDKVGTLTRAQAEEIAKAKGPDLTAADLDAAVRTIAGSARSMGITVEGI from the coding sequence ATGGCGAAGAAGATCGTCGGCTTTATCAAGCTGCAAGTGCCGGCTGGTAAGGCTAACCCCTCCCCCCCGATTGGCCCGGCCCTGGGTCAGCGTGGCCTGAACATCATGGAATTCTGCAAGGCGTTCAACGCCAAGACCCAAGGCATGGAGCCTGGTCTGCCGATTCCGGTGGTGATCACCGCTTTCGCCGACAAGAGCTTCACCTTCATCATGAAGACCCCGCCCGCGACGGTCCTCATCAAGAAGGCCGCCGGCGTGCAAAAGGGTTCGTCCAAGCCGCATACCGACAAGGTCGGCACGCTGACCCGCGCGCAAGCTGAAGAAATCGCCAAGGCCAAGGGCCCCGATCTGACCGCCGCCGATCTGGACGCCGCCGTCCGCACGATCGCTGGCAGCGCCCGCAGCATGGGCATCACGGTTGAGGGGATCTAA
- the nusG gene encoding transcription termination/antitermination protein NusG, producing MSKRWYVVHVYSGMEKSVHKALNERIERAGLQTSFGRILVPSEEVVEVKGGQKSITERRIFPGYVLVEMDLTDETWHLVKNTNRVTGFLGGSGNRPTPISEKEVEKILSQMEEGVEKPRPKILFEVGEMVRVKEGPFADFNGNVEEVNYEKSKVRVSVTIFGRATPVELDFSQVEKT from the coding sequence ATGAGTAAGCGTTGGTATGTCGTCCATGTGTACTCCGGCATGGAAAAAAGCGTACACAAGGCCCTGAACGAGCGCATCGAGCGCGCGGGCCTGCAAACGTCTTTCGGCCGCATTCTTGTGCCCTCCGAGGAAGTCGTCGAGGTCAAGGGTGGCCAGAAGTCGATCACCGAGCGCCGCATTTTCCCCGGTTATGTCCTGGTTGAAATGGACCTGACCGACGAAACGTGGCACCTGGTCAAGAACACCAACCGTGTCACCGGCTTTTTGGGTGGCTCGGGCAATCGTCCGACCCCGATTTCCGAAAAGGAAGTCGAAAAGATCCTCTCCCAGATGGAAGAAGGCGTCGAGAAACCCCGCCCCAAGATCCTGTTCGAAGTGGGCGAGATGGTTCGGGTCAAGGAAGGTCCGTTTGCGGACTTCAACGGCAACGTCGAAGAAGTCAACTACGAAAAGAGCAAGGTTCGCGTGTCTGTCACGATCTTCGGTCGTGCCACCCCCGTCGAACTGGATTTCAGCCAGGTCGAAAAGACCTGA
- the secE gene encoding preprotein translocase subunit SecE, with amino-acid sequence MSNTSVETVTSTADRVKLGLAVLVVIAGIVGFSVLSAQPMPARIGVFVGGLVIAAVIAWFSEPGRRTLSFASESYNEVKRVSWPTRKETTQMTGIVFAFVAVMGIFMWVLDKGIEWILYGLLLGWK; translated from the coding sequence ATGTCTAATACCAGCGTAGAAACCGTAACCAGTACCGCCGACCGGGTCAAGCTCGGGCTGGCGGTTCTTGTCGTTATTGCTGGCATCGTCGGGTTTTCCGTGCTCAGCGCGCAACCGATGCCTGCCCGTATCGGCGTCTTTGTCGGCGGCCTCGTGATCGCAGCCGTGATCGCCTGGTTCAGCGAACCCGGCCGTCGCACCCTGAGCTTTGCCAGCGAGTCCTACAACGAAGTCAAGCGTGTGTCGTGGCCGACCCGCAAGGAAACGACCCAGATGACGGGCATCGTTTTCGCGTTCGTGGCGGTCATGGGCATTTTCATGTGGGTGCTCGACAAGGGCATCGAATGGATTCTCTACGGCCTGTTGTTGGGCTGGAAATAA
- the tuf gene encoding elongation factor Tu: MAKGKFERTKPHVNVGTIGHVDHGKTTLTAAITTVLSTKFGGEAKGYDQIDAAPEEKARGITINTAHVEYETETRHYAHVDCPGHADYVKNMITGAAQMDGAILVVSAADGPMPQTREHILLSRQVGVPYIIVFLNKADMVDDAELLELVEMEVRELLSKYDFPGDDTPIVKGSAKLALEGDKGELGEQAILSLAQALDTYIPTPERAVDGAFLMPVEDVFSISGRGTVVTGRIERGIIKVGEEIEIVGITPTVKTTCTGVEMFRKLLDQGQAGDNVGILLRGTKREDVQRGQVLAKPGSITPHTDFTSEVYILSKEEGGRHTPFFNGYRPQFYFRTTDVTGTIDLPADKEMVLPGDNVTMTVKLLAPIAMEEGLRFAIREGGRTVGAGVVAKILK; the protein is encoded by the coding sequence ATGGCAAAAGGCAAGTTTGAACGTACCAAGCCGCACGTGAACGTGGGTACGATTGGTCACGTTGACCACGGCAAAACGACGTTGACGGCGGCGATCACGACCGTTCTGTCGACCAAGTTCGGTGGCGAAGCCAAGGGCTACGACCAGATCGACGCGGCACCTGAAGAAAAGGCACGCGGCATCACGATCAACACGGCCCACGTCGAGTACGAAACAGAAACGCGCCACTACGCGCACGTTGACTGCCCGGGCCACGCTGACTACGTCAAGAACATGATCACGGGCGCCGCCCAGATGGACGGCGCGATCCTGGTCGTGTCGGCCGCTGACGGCCCGATGCCGCAAACGCGTGAACACATCCTGCTGAGCCGCCAGGTTGGCGTGCCGTACATCATCGTCTTCCTGAACAAGGCCGACATGGTTGACGACGCCGAGCTGCTCGAGCTGGTGGAAATGGAAGTTCGCGAACTGCTGAGCAAGTACGACTTCCCGGGCGACGACACCCCGATCGTGAAGGGTTCGGCCAAGCTGGCGCTGGAAGGCGACAAGGGCGAACTGGGCGAGCAAGCGATCCTGTCGCTGGCCCAAGCCCTGGACACGTACATCCCGACGCCCGAGCGTGCCGTTGACGGCGCGTTCCTGATGCCGGTCGAAGACGTGTTCTCGATCTCGGGTCGCGGCACCGTGGTGACCGGCCGTATCGAGCGCGGCATCATCAAGGTCGGCGAAGAAATCGAAATCGTCGGTATCACCCCGACGGTCAAGACGACCTGCACCGGCGTGGAAATGTTCCGCAAGCTGCTGGACCAAGGTCAAGCCGGCGACAACGTGGGCATCCTGCTGCGCGGCACCAAGCGTGAAGACGTCCAGCGCGGCCAGGTTCTGGCCAAGCCGGGCTCGATCACCCCGCACACGGACTTCACCTCCGAGGTGTACATCCTGTCCAAGGAAGAAGGCGGCCGCCACACCCCGTTCTTCAACGGCTATCGTCCCCAGTTCTACTTCCGCACGACGGACGTGACCGGCACGATCGACCTGCCGGCCGACAAGGAAATGGTCCTGCCGGGCGACAACGTGACGATGACCGTCAAGCTGCTGGCCCCGATCGCCATGGAAGAAGGCCTGCGTTTCGCCATCCGTGAAGGCGGTCGTACCGTCGGCGCCGGCGTCGTCGCCAAGATCCTGAAGTAA
- a CDS encoding iron-containing alcohol dehydrogenase, translated as MTVPSVNWNYPTAIKAGPGRIKELPDWCRELGMARPLLVTDPGLAALPMIADAVRGCRQAGLECGLFHEVKGNPTGRNVDDGVARYREGRHDGVIAFGGGSALDAAKAIALMAGQKRPLWDFEDVGDNYLRVNVAGMAPVVAVPTTAGTGSEVGRASVITDEAAQVKRIIFHARMLPAIVILDPELTVGLPPRITAATGMDALSHNLEAYCSPFFHPMAAGIALEGMRMIKEYLPRAVADGADLQARQQMLVASSMGATAFQRGLGAMHALAHPLGALYDAHHGMLNAILMPYVLKANQHAVAPRLQALARYLALPDDGPGAVLDWVLGLRETVGIPHTLADIGIDDAQAERVGRMASEDPSGGTNPVAYTPDQYAELFRAAVRGIL; from the coding sequence ATGACCGTCCCCAGCGTCAACTGGAACTATCCCACCGCCATCAAGGCGGGCCCCGGCCGCATCAAGGAGTTGCCCGACTGGTGCCGCGAACTCGGCATGGCGCGCCCCTTGTTGGTCACCGATCCCGGCCTGGCCGCGCTGCCCATGATCGCCGATGCGGTGCGCGGCTGCCGCCAGGCCGGACTCGAATGCGGCCTGTTCCACGAAGTGAAGGGCAACCCCACCGGCAGGAACGTGGACGACGGCGTGGCGCGCTATCGCGAAGGCCGCCACGATGGCGTCATCGCGTTCGGCGGCGGCTCGGCGCTGGACGCGGCCAAGGCCATCGCGTTGATGGCCGGCCAGAAGCGTCCGCTGTGGGACTTCGAAGACGTGGGCGACAACTACCTGCGCGTGAACGTGGCCGGCATGGCGCCAGTCGTCGCGGTGCCAACCACCGCGGGCACGGGCTCGGAAGTGGGGCGCGCCTCCGTCATCACCGACGAGGCGGCGCAGGTCAAGCGCATCATCTTCCACGCGCGCATGCTGCCCGCCATCGTCATCCTCGACCCCGAGCTCACCGTCGGCCTGCCGCCGCGCATCACCGCCGCGACCGGCATGGACGCGCTGTCGCACAACCTCGAAGCCTACTGTTCGCCGTTCTTCCATCCGATGGCCGCCGGCATCGCGCTGGAAGGCATGCGCATGATCAAGGAATACCTGCCGCGGGCCGTGGCCGATGGCGCCGACCTGCAGGCGCGCCAGCAGATGCTGGTGGCCTCCAGCATGGGCGCCACCGCGTTCCAGCGCGGCCTGGGCGCGATGCACGCGCTGGCGCATCCGCTGGGGGCGCTGTACGACGCCCATCATGGCATGCTCAACGCCATCCTCATGCCCTACGTGCTCAAGGCCAACCAGCACGCGGTGGCGCCGCGGCTGCAGGCGCTGGCGCGCTATCTGGCACTGCCGGATGACGGCCCCGGCGCCGTGCTCGACTGGGTGCTGGGCCTGCGCGAGACCGTCGGCATCCCGCACACCCTGGCCGACATCGGCATCGACGACGCGCAAGCCGAGCGGGTAGGGCGCATGGCCAGCGAGGATCCATCGGGCGGCACCAACCCCGTCGCCTACACGCCAGACCAGTACGCCGAACTTTTTCGTGCAGCCGTTCGCGGAATCTTGTAA